Part of the Novipirellula artificiosorum genome, CTTGCCTCAACCGGAACGAAGGATCGAACCATCTTGTACACGTCGCTGGATTCGCAGTGGGTTGGGCCGAAGCAGTGTTTTGTTGCAACGACGATCAATGCAGAACTGCTGCAGGCCGATCAATCGACGTCGCGTTTGGTGTCGCTGCCCGAGTTGGCCGCGCGGGTAAAAAACCCAGCGGTGCACAGCAGCGCAAGCGTGCAGGTCCTGTTGCACGAACGGATCATCCGCCCGCCACTTGATTATGCCTTGATCCTGCTGGGGTTACCGATGGTGATCAATCGCAAGGATCGCAATTTGTTTGTCATGATCGGCGTCGCGATAGGCACGGTGCTCTTCTTTTTTGCGATCAAGACACTTGCCGGTGCGCTCGGGGGTGCCGGCTATTTGTTGTCACCGTCGATGGCGGCATGGGTACCACTCTTGGTCCTCGGGCCGGTCGCGTATGTGCGATTGCGGGATATTGAAACTCTATGAAGCCCTTGGACGTCTCGGTTGTCATCATTGCACGGAACGAACAATCGAGCATCGATTCGGCGATACGATCCGCGATCGAAGCGGGGGCCGTGGAGGTGATCGTTTGTGACGGTGGCAGCCAGGACCAAACCATCGCTCGCGCGACCTCCGCCGGTGCCACCAAGGTGATCCGGTCCGTCCCCGGTCGTGGCATTCAATTGAACGCCGGTGCCATGTTTGCCAAAGGGGAGTTCGTTCTCTTTCTGCACGCGGACAATCAACTCGGCGAGCATTGTTTACAACAGATTTGCGATTGTGGTGATGTGGTTTGGGGCGCGTTTCGGCAAGATATCGATGCGAAAGGGCGGAAGTATCGATGGCTTGAAAAAGGCAATGCGTTGCGCGTCCGATGGTTCAAGATGGCATTTGGTGATCAGGCCATCTTTGTCAATCGATCGGCTTTCAAAAAGAACGGGGGGTTCGATGAAATCCCGCTGATGGAGGACTTGGAGTTCTCTCGGCGAATGCGAGAAATCGCAACACCGGTCCTGTTGCCCGGTCCGGTCAGGATTAGCCCTCGACGTTGGCAACAGCACGGAGTGATTCGCCAAACGTTACATAATTGGTCACTCCAATTGGCCCACAAGCTCGGTGTCCCTTCAAGCCGCTTGGCCAACTGGTATCGTTAGCGATCTGTCCATCCCTAGCAAATCGCTCGTAGCGGATCGGTAGCGGAGGCGTCGACTCGGCTCTTGTCATCCAACAGTCGTTTACTACCATAGTGGCTGCTCGATTCCCACGTTTCGGTCTCCGTCCAACAACCCCTCCGCCTCCAAGATGTCGAACGAATTATCAATTCTATGCGTCGCCGCAGTGACGATTGCGTTCGTACATACCTTGCTCGGCCCCGATCACTACGCTCCCTTTGTCGCAATGTCGCGTGCCGGAGCATGGTCTTGGCGAAAAACGATGACCGTGACGGTTCTATGTGGTGTCGGACACGTGGTGGGTTCCATTGTCGTGGGATTGTTAGGCATTTCTTTTGGAGTCGTCGTGACACGATTGGAATGGTTCGAGGGAGTTCGGGGGAACGTTGCCGGTTGGTTGCTTGTTGGGTTTGGCTTGATGTACATGGTTTGGGGGATTGTTCAAGCCGTTCGCGGAAAGACGCATTCACACGCTCATGTTCATGCTGACGGCACCCTGCACGCACATCCTCATGACCACCACGTCGCAACCGACCAAGAGCAAGAGCATTGTCATGTGCACGCCTCCCATCTAGGTGAACCTGCGAACCACCCGTCTTTGACGCCGTGGGTTTTGTTCACCATTTTCGTTTTTGGTCCCTGTGAACCACTGATACCGCTGTTGATGTATCCGGCCGCAAAATCGTCTTGGTGGGGCGTCTCGCTCGTCGCGATTCTGTTT contains:
- a CDS encoding TIGR04283 family arsenosugar biosynthesis glycosyltransferase, encoding MKPLDVSVVIIARNEQSSIDSAIRSAIEAGAVEVIVCDGGSQDQTIARATSAGATKVIRSVPGRGIQLNAGAMFAKGEFVLFLHADNQLGEHCLQQICDCGDVVWGAFRQDIDAKGRKYRWLEKGNALRVRWFKMAFGDQAIFVNRSAFKKNGGFDEIPLMEDLEFSRRMREIATPVLLPGPVRISPRRWQQHGVIRQTLHNWSLQLAHKLGVPSSRLANWYR